The genomic segment ggaaggcatgcatcaagactcttctctgttctgacactggtggtggaatgaactttccctagatgtctgaacagctgagtcactggcagtcttcaaacAACGTCTAAAGATCTGTCTCTTCCTGAAGTACACAAATTagcaatttaatttaaataaataagtaaataaataaaaaatgtattgtctGTGTGCTTTCCCTACTATATTTCCTCCCCAACATAGTTTTTatactgatggtattcttagtccatgacctagtgaaccagtatcaggatgtatttattgatagagacttcaaagcacttctataagtcgctctgagtaaatgtacataaatgtaaatgtactttgacctTTTGTCACTTTGGGTATACAgattccatctatccattttttgTGCCATTTATCATGCATAGGGTCacgagcctggagcctatcccaggggaaaACCCTGGGCTGCCGATCCATGGgaggcacaactgcacacacacacacacacactacagacaatttagagatgccaatcagcctacagccaTGTATTTGGAACGGCGGAAGGAAagtggagtacctggaggaaacccccaaagcacagggagaacatgcaaagtccacacacacaagtcattGGCAGGATGCGAACCCCCAACCTGGTTGTgggaggcaaacatgctaaccattatACATGCATAAACATGCTAACCAATACACAAATGTTTAATTGCAATTTTGTAACTACAgtcaaacagataaataaaaggCTAAAACTGTCCCTAGTCAAGAGTGAAAAAAGCAGGACTATTTGCATGCATCCAATGATTAGACATGAAGTGCATAGTCTTCACCTAGTGTAATCACTTGATCACAGCTAACCACTCCTTTCATATTTCCAAAACAAAGGCTACCCCTGGAATAATGTCAAAGAGAAGCAAAATCATGCTCTGCAACAAAAACATGGTCTTTATCACAACGCAGTATAACAATCATACCCATTTACAGATATTCCAGTGAATGGACTGACCAACCCAATATTCACCTGAAACCTGTTCTTCATCATAACACATTGTATCAATGAACTTTaatctaaacaaaacatttgtgcATTTCCCATCTTAACCACGTTAAacacaaataatgtgtttatcaTGAAACGGCCTGTATCATTACCGGCAAATAAAAACCTTACTTAACTTGTACATAATACATAAGGAAGGTGTATGCAGATAACATTGAAAGAATTCATGATTTAGCTCAATCGGGGAAAATGAGTATTTTAAGCAGAAAAGAAGACATTTGTTATATTCACACCTCCCAGGATCCTGATatttttttggcaaaattgTTCAAGCTCTGTCAGATTGGATGGAGACCACTGGTGAACAGCAATTTTCAAGTCTCTTGCTGACTTGAAcaggttttcttctaggattgccCTGTATTTGGCTCCATCCACTTTGCCCTCAGctctgaccagtttcccagtccctgctgGTGAACATCAGCCCCACAACATGATGTTACCACCACCTCTTACTCATCTCTTACTCATCTCCCACGTGCCCTTAAAAATTAAGGTGCCAGAAAAGCTTCTCTAGTGTGATGCCATAGAaaatgttttccatgttctttAAAGAGCCCTTTAATACATAATTTCAGAGGTCTGTTATGTCCTGTGAAAACCTGGGGATTTGTATTGTAGGGATTGACTATAATAGATTTAGAAAAACCCGCACACAGATAACATTTTCTTTGCCTCTGAAGATTAGCCTAATTAACAAAGTAATTGTCTTCCCCAAAACACTTTTCTATGAGTATTGTATTCTTTTacttaaaaagacaaaaacaaacaaacattctatTATATAATTTCTGTAAGGTTTATACcctgggggtgggggtggggggggggggggcggggtatTTTTGCAGATTTAAGCATTGGTTAGCTTTAAAAGTTGTAGGAATATTCCATACTTTAAAAGGcaatcctttatttatttatttgcataataTATTCAACAattaaaatctataaaattACATCTATAGAATGGTATGTCAAAAATGATATGAATTCTGTATTCTGAATATGAAACAGCCATCGTTTTATCCGTAATCTTATCCAGATAAGGTCAGtttggctgcaggttttcatcccACCCAAGAAGGAgcttcaaaaatatttatttgaagaccaAGCTCAGTTAATTTAACGTGTGGAATTAGGTGTGGCTCCTGTTTAAGTGGAATGAAAACGTTTAGATTTAGATAAGGTGCTTGTGGCCAACATTTCCCCACAGTGAGACATTTAGCTTGTCGTCACAAACATAACACTTTAACCACCTCCTTACAAAGTaagcgtgtgtgcgtgtgtgtgtgataagagagagagagagaggtgtgtgtgtgtgtgtgtgataagagagagagcgcgagagagatgtttattttgagTAGAGATCACACATTTGAAAGCACTTTTGCTTTTGCAGGAGATTTGCTGCTTTACATCAATGTTTGTAAGGGGATGATATGCCCTCTAGTGGCGTATATTATAAAGGCAAGATTAGTTTATTACACAACGACAATgcgtttataatatttatacaatttCCCTAATTTCATTGTCACTTTGaccagcatgaaaaaaaaaaatctatgtacaccattaattttcaaatgactgcaaTTTTCACCCAAATGCATGTGTAGGCCTCTTatttaatatccatccatccatcttctacaccgctttatccttttcagggtcacggggaaacctggagcctatcccagggagcatcgggcacaaggctattatttaatatatagtgcattttattttacattactgTTTCTGACTGTTTTATGATTGTCTTTGTgatcataacaacaacaaatacacTCCTAATTTTAAGCTCAAtattaaccctcctattatgttaataggttaaaaaaaattcatgtaaaaaattaaaaaagttacatccattatgttatgggtcaaaatgacttccacagtttaaatacacacaaaaacagcaaagaacagcttaaaacagtaaacctttattatggtTTGCCcgagacaagccataagaagaaatatttacatataagttcatgactttaaatgaggaaagtcaaaaaaaaattcaaagagaaaaggagagatgaACCAGTTTTTCAAACATCAccaatgtggaaatgggtcagactgacccataacataataggagggttaaccAAACATAGCTCTCGGCTCGTGTGACGTCAGATACGCATCACCCACAGTTCTGCGCAATATTTACGTTAGACTTTGCGCACTATTAGCGCAGACTTGGTGCTTGTTAACGCTCCAAAAACAACATGGCGGTTTGTAATAGCAGGCAGCTAATGGCTAAGTGAAAACGAAACAGTCTGGATCAATCTACAAAGTATATTGTCGTTCCGAGGCTTGgtttgattaaataaaaaaaaaaggaaaggcgTTTCTTGCTTACTGTAGAGTGCACTGGAAACAAGGCAGCAGTAAGGAGCCTTCACGCTGGCTAACGTGTGAGCAATGTATGTCTGTTCAAATGTAAACATCCGGCTGCTGTTCCGCGCATGTATGTGTCGTGTAAAGCAGCTTGTTTTCAATTTTAAATCATTACCGGCACCTGATTAGTCAGTAGTTATCGGTGTAAGCCTGGTTTGCTTGGATTATATTGTCCGGAGATATTTTATATAACACGTTGGGTTTAAGTTCCAGAGATAACCCAGTCTGGAAGTTTGCTGTTGCTAGTTACTCTGGATTTGTATCTGACCATTGGCTTCGTGCAAACTGCCACACTTCTGATCAATATGTTCATACAGTGGAGATTAAAACGTGGAGCAGAAATGTTCAAGGATGACTTCCAAGTGATTTTACTCGAGTGAAGTGAACTGACTGCAGTTATCATTGAAGAGATCCTACTATGGGTTTGCTTCACTTTGTCTTCAGTGCTCTTGGAAAGTGCATTGACCTCATATGCCTGCTTTTGGACATAAATTTCATGATTGTCAACTCACTAGTCCGGTTGTTTGCAGCGCTCATGCACCTGATCAGCAGTTTACCCATGCTGCTCAATAGTGCCCTATTGGAGTGTGTGGATCTCTCTCTGTTCTACATGATCACCATGATGGACGGCATGACTGTTGTGACCCACAATGTGATAGGAGGCTGGATGCAGCTTCTCAGTGGATTGCTCGAAAGCTGTAAAATGATGGGCTACCTTTCTACGCATTTACTACTGCGCACCAAAGAGCTTCTGCATCGTGGCCTGCTCTCAGGACAAGGCTTTCTGCGGCAGATATGCGAGTGCTTCAGCATTATGTTTAGCCTTTTGCTTTACTTTATCAACACCATTGTCAATCTCCTACTCATAGGAACTCAGAACCTGTATGCTGTGCTGCTCAGCATGGTCGAAGCTATATCCAGCCCTTTACAGAAAGCTCTTGAGCTGGCCTTGACTGTCCTTACCTTCTTCTACAGCTCCTTGGTGGGCACCTCGCTTCTACTCTGGACGCCATGCAGACTTGCCGTGGAGCTTCTGAGCTCTCTAGGCCACCTTTTGATCAGTGTCTTCTTGCTGAACTCTTATGGGCTGCTGCTGACAGTAGCCATAATCATAAGTGCCACCATCTACCTGAATCCCGCTTTGTGTCAGAGAGGAGTCCGGCGAATAATCGACTATGTTAACACAGCGCCCACTCTGCAGCGGCTCCAGAGAACACGACAGCGGTTGTACTTGCTGGAAAGACACTTGTGGCAGGGCATAGTCTGGGTGCACAGTCGGCTTGGTCTTTGGATGACGTTTGCAGGAAGGGGGACTCTAAGAACAGGAGACGGGACGGTTCAGCAAGTCAACACAGAGCAAGAGCCTAACGACGTGCCTGAAAGAGCGGAAATGAGGGGCGACGATGCTGTAGACGAGCCCCAGGCACTGCCGCCAGCTCCTGACCCTTCAGACCAGACGCACGCTAGTTGCAGCTCTCACAGACCGCTGCGGAAAATGGCGTCTGAGGAGAGCTGCAAAGCCCCCCCTTCTGAGAAGCTGCTCACACTCCTtcaggagcaggaggagagaaagaagtgCGTCATCTGCCAGGACAGCACCAAGACTGTTGTGCTTCTGCCCTGCCGCCACTTGTGCTTATGCAGAGACTGTACCAACATCTTGCTGCGCCAACCCATCTACCAACACAACTGCCCACTGTGTCGCCACATGATCCTCCAGACCATGGACGTATATCtctgaaaaactttttttttaattaacacgtCGATGAATCTCAGGTTAACAAAGCACGGCTATTTTCCCCATCGTGAGCTGCGTTAGTCAGTAAAGCTGTGCGTAATTTCGTTGTCCATTCCACTGTGCGGAAACTTTTGCTACTTTCGATTGTAAATACACATGAATGTTCCCTTTTATACACGTACACATGTTGAGGCTTGCAACTATGACACAGctcttttgtatgtttttttttcttcttcttcttcttcccacaATTTAGATTTTGTATTGATGCACACTAAAGTTTTATACTGGATTGTTGAATACATGATTGTAAGTTTTACTTGGGAGTTAGAACTGCAAAGATTATATCATTTTATTGCAATCCAAAACAATGTATGCACTATCCAGTGGCCTAAACATGAGCTGTTATTAGGCACATATTTTGTGATGCAGTACTCTAGCCTTATAATGTGAATGGCTTGTTATTGCCTGACTGATTCCATTTGTTGAACTGGTTTATCGATTTGCTCCGAGTGCTTTTTGCGGAACAGGTTCTACTATTCCTGGaagccatctttttttttcaggtctCGTGTTAAAAATAGTTGATATCCGAGCTGTCTCATTAATCCACTTTAGACATTGATGTCTTGATTTTAGTGTAAATTTGTGTCCTTGGATAAATGCTGTTGATTTGTGCGATTATGAAATTCCGACATCAGAAATGCTAAGGCTGTCGTGTTATTTTATTAGACGAGATCATATTAAAGTGTTAAGAAACACATTCCTGATGAAAGACTTAAGCAAATGAGTCTTGACCAAATCAATCCTGAACCAGATAAAAAATTTTTCGTCAGttatacaataaatacagtCTGCATATTTACTATTTAAATCTGAAACAGAATATAATCAGGGACATATCCCAAGCTTTAACACCAATGTTCTGTGTTTACACATGCTTACAGTATTACGCCATTATTGCTATCATTGTTGAGTGTGATTCACTGCATTCTGTTGTTGTGGGCAGAGTAACCAACCAGACATTAACCAAATACGGAAGGTTAAACTGTggtctgtcatttttttttttttatccagttcAGGTTAGTGTatgcagttttcttttcttcattagATGTGTGTGCAATTGACTGTGATGGAGACTGGGGCCAGCACAGAAGAAGACTTTAACTAGTAAGATGCTTAATAAAGTGACAAGTTACGTGGTGTTCAAACTGATTAATACTTTAAATGTTGCTCTTAAAAAAGTCGTCTGAACAGTACAATGTAGCAGCCAAGTTTGTGTGAGCGATTGATCAGAAAGAGTCTAAATGGACGCCACTTACTGATCTGTGGTGTAAACTGAAACATGAAAACTGTGACGAAAAATGTTCATTGACGACCTTTTTTCCATGACCGAGAAAAGACGTCGTTAAAGTGTGACTATATTAACATGCAACATTGCTGATGAAAAAAGACTTTACCAaattatctctttatttttgtcAACAAAAAAgaggagacaaaatattatagatttttttttttttttctaaattacaatCCAAATATCCTGTCCATTGGATGGCACGAGCGGTAGTTTCCTTTCCTGTGCAGCACGCGACATATCAGGACTAAGCAAGCACAGTGGGGGGGACTAGCTTTCAAGCTAACATCTGTTTTGGCTAGACTAGACTATATTGACTGAAAtgttaatcaataataatcttGTCACTAAAAATGTCTACAGTTTTCACTGACTAAAACTAGACTAAAATACTTATGGCTTTCTTTGCCCAGACTTTTAGTCAACTAAAACCTGACTAAAAAAAACAGGGTAAGGTTgactaaatatgataaaaagtatcaaggacatttgacacaggaataaagactaaataaaaaaaaaaatagctggcAAAATGAAACTACTGATCTGCTGATAttgctgagtgtgtgtattcTTTCATAGGGTTTTTCTGCGTGCAATGTTTTGAACTATTTATGGTGTATTTACGGCCGGATGTCAGCAGTGGTGGGGAAGCTTTTTATAATTGAGAGCCTTAAAGACATTACATTAAACGCAttaccctgaaacacattatattaaaatatttctgatatGCTTAGTGATTCTGTTGCAACTTTGTTGGTTAGTagtgtattttcattattctcGTGAGAAGTTAGCGGATGTTTGTTACGCTGACGTCACAGGGGGACATTTACAATAgcatttaataggagaaaaattTCAAACGTAAGGGTCATGTTTCTCTGTTAGCTCCTAAATGGAGAGAAAGAATTGCATCATCTGCAGGTTAGCACCAAGATCGTTGTGCTTCTGCCCTGCTGCCACTTATGCCAGGGGTTCACAATCTCTTTGGGCAAACAACCGTAAATATATGGGCATTATGAATTTTCTACAACCTCCAAGCTTTGACCAccctacttttatttttttattctagaTTTATAATTTAGGAATACTGAAACGTGAagattttttgtgattgttgtggctaaaaatgcttgattttgctgcggctttttaaaaaaatttctgatGCCatttgtggaggtttttttttcttgcaggaaacgacttgaattggcgaaattgcagttgaacagaattgttttgcactgtctttcGCTGTgaagtttgttggtaaattagactttttagctgtactcatgttcggtACACATGAAttgaagatggctttggctgaatgcgtgttgtgatgacgtcacatggcgcgtcttggctcaaatctgtggaaaatctgtaaatttgaaaaattgtaagTTCCTCCAAATAATGCagagttttcttgattttgcattcatttctgcagttgtaaaatcctggagggactgttgtTAGTAGAATAAGTGACTAAAAACCAAAGGAATATTCATAGCACTGTATTACCAGTCTACTGGGAAGTGTTGTGTTGTTCTAGGAAAGTAATCCATGTGGGAGTGGTGTGTTGTGGCCCCGTTGTGAAGCAGAGGAGACTGGTTTATGCTTGACTGTGCATACAGAACATGTGTCAATGCATGTGGCATTGTTCACGCACTCATCTGTGTATCTTATGTACATATGAAGGATTAAATGCGACATCCACTATAGTTGGCACATCAGAGCCAAACATCCCTGTTTAGATTTCCAAGTTGAACTGTACAAAGCGATGTTCAACACTCTAAAGAGCTTTGTCTCTCTGAAAACTTTACACTGTCGTCATGATTGTTATCAATGGGCTGCATTTCAAATAGAAAACTCTGTCCTTaaattcaaaagtatttactaatctagaaaatccacaAAACTGGTACACAAGACGGACCTTTTGGTCGATTTGAAGGCTACGCCagagtttttaaaattcaaatacTAACTGTAATAGGAATGTGggttatagtgtttgtactttaaCAGTCTAGAATGGTAAATTTTTTGAGACACAACCCTAGTTTGTTTAGCAGAGGCAGCTTGATGAGGAAATTGGTTAGTTTTTATTGATGAACACATACACTTAGTGCAGCATGTCAggatagtgaaaaaaaaacctgacacatATACAGGGACAGTATAATATAGGAGTGGCTGTTATGACCATTTTATATTGTGAATATTTCCACGATCTGTTTCTACAGAGGGATCGCATGTACCCTAATTAAACAGATTCTGTTAGTTGCCATGAAACCACTCAGACAGGGCATCCCATACTGTTTAATGACAGGAACAGACCAAGGAGTGTAGGGtataatgcataaaaaaaatatcagcaaGACGTAAACTGTTTAGAGCTTTATTGCCGTTATAAGGATTTGGTAGTCAATACAAACTTGCAATAGTCCAGAGGTTATAAATGCATTTACTACTTTCTAAGTGTTAGGTGTggtcagaatttttttaaagatctttttcaaatgaaaatatgagaTTTTTAGAGATGTCACCTATgttcccctctgaaactatcaGGAAGGCAATTCCAAttcgtttgtttttgctgtagactgaagacgtgagtttgagatcaaaatatgaatatgagaagagagtttaggatttcagcttttatttcctggtatttatatgtaaatgtgttaaatgtcatagaaaattgcacattttgtatcagacaacccaatttactgttaaaaaggataagccaacatgaagatcagagagctgtctattttgaagctgatcaatcagaggcattgcacaaacattgggcatagccaatacaacaatttggaatgtcctgaaaaagtggcatggcttgggtttgcatggcttgggtttgcatggcctgggtttctcccttcagtctcctcttcagaagatgaaatgctgctcaattgggttaaagtctggtggttaacttggccagtctaaacccctgataaagtcctttgttgagttggcagtgtgttttggatcattgtcttgctgcatgataaagttcctcctgattaatttggctgcatttctctgtaaattggcaaacAAATTGTTCCTCAAAACGtagctgctaccatcatgagttacatcatcaataaagattagtgggCATGTTCCCcaagcagccatgcaagtccaagccatgacactaacacaccatgtttcacagatgcacttgtatgttttggatcatgagcaaatCCTTTCTCCACACACCttttcatcactttggtagaagttaatcttggttccagaatttttgtggctcatctctttatttctttgcgaattccaatcagGCTTTCAGATTCTTAATGTTGATGAGAGGTTTGCAtattgtggtatggcctctatatttctactcttcaaacggtggattgtgataccttcacccctgccctgtggaggttgttgatggtgtcactgactgttgttttggggattttttcACAGCTCTAATAATGTTTCTGACATCAGCTGTTgctttccttggccgacccattcggtgtctgttgttcagtacaccagtggcttctttctttttccagacattccaaattgtactggatatgcccaatgtttgtgcagtgcctctgattgattttcccctcttttctcagcaaaatggcttgcttttctcccatagatagctctctgatcttcacgttggattatcctttttaacagcaaatgttGTCTTCActggtgaaactgaaggctaaaaccaagagtagatgttcagagctatttatggtttaaacaatcaatctaacaagaCACACATGGGTATCAAGAAACAGCagttacatgttccaatatttttgctcgcatacaaattgggtggtctgatacaaaatgtgctatgttctatttcaggggtgtccaaactacGGCCCGCGGGCCAACTGCGGCCCGCGGTCCAGTTTTTATTGGCCCGCGGCAACTTCTGAAAATATAATTGAATATGGCCCACACAAGAAGCTTGAGCTCGAGTCTGTTGCACCTCTCAGTTTCAACACTAGATGGAGCCCGCCACGGAAACGGTGCTTCTCAACCGTTACCGCTACTAAACAAAATGAAGCAAAGAAAAACTTTTACCGCGAGTCACCATAAATGGCACACCCACCAAACGAAAAATAGCAAGTGAGTGTAGAAGATTTCAAACACGGTgggaaaatgaatattttttcaaaGAAATCAATGGAAAGTGTGTCTGTTTGATTTGCAATGAAGATGTTGCTGTGATGAAAGACTATAATGTCCGTCGGCACTATGAAACCAAACATCAGAGCTACACATCGTACACCGGTGCCGAACGAACACAGAAAGTCAAGCAAATGGCAGCTAGCCTGCAAGCTCAACAACAGTTATTTTTTCGTGCTAACAAAATACAGGAAAACGCCACAACAGCAAGCTATGAAGTCGCTAAACTTCTTGCCCAGCACGGCAAACCGTTCTCAGACGGTGGTTTCATAAAGCAGTGCCTcatcaaagtcacagaaataATGTGCCCGGAGAAAGTGCAGGATTTCAACAACGTGAGCTTATCCAGAAATACAGTGGTGCGAAGAATCGAGGACTTGTCAGCTAACTTGAAACTTCAGCTGAGAGACAAAGCTTGTGCTTTTGATTTTTACTCGATAGCATGCGATGAGAGCACAGATGCTACAGACACTGCGCAGCTGTTGATTTTTTTGCGGGGAGTAGATGATAATTTTTGCTGTACTGAGGAGCTGCTTGATATGATAAGCCTAAAAGGCACAACGACGGGTAGAGATATTTTTGAAGCTGTGTCAGAGGCAGTTGAAAAGATGGGGCTTAAATGGGACAAGCTCTGTGGAGTAACAACGGATGGAGCTCCGGCCATGACGGGCGATCGTAAAGGAATGGCATCGAATGTGTGCGCCAAGGTAAAAGAGAGCGGAGGTGAGGCTTTTAGGATGCACTGTATAATCCACCAAGAAGCACTGTGTGCCAAGACTGTCCAGCTGGGCGATGTGATGAACACTGTTGTAAAAACTGTCAACATAATTCGAGCTAGAGGACTGTACCACAGAGAATTTCAAGCTTTCCTTTCTGAAGTGGATGCTGAATACGGGGATGTACTCTACCACTCTGAGGTGCGCTGGCTGAGCCGCGGCTATGTGCTGCAGCGGTTTTATTCGATGAGATCAGAAATCGATCAGTTTATGAAAGAAAAGGGCCGACCTCTTCATGAACTGAGTGACCCTCTGTGGCTAGCCGACCTGGCATTTTTAGTTGATCGTACTCATCATCTGAATACACTGAACAAGAACCTACAATCAAAGAACAGCTGGTGCCACACCTGTATGCGCACATGAAAGCCTTCTGTGTAAAGCTCCGCCTGTTTGAGACGCAACTACGAAGCTTTAATGCTGCACACTTCCCTGCTGTCTGAAATCAAGTCTGCTTTTCCAAAGGCCGACCTTTCTGCTAAAAAGGAGAAATATGTGTCTGTGATTGCATCTCTCGTGACAGAATTCAACCAGCGTTTCCAAGATTTTTCTGTCattgaaaaacaaatcaagCTGTTCTCGACCCCCTTCCTGCTGGATGCAGAAGAAGTGGAAGAGAGTCTGCAATTAGAACTGATTGAAATGCAATGCGATGATTCTCTGAAGAGTCAACATCagcttctctccctctttgaCTTCTATCAGAGTTTGGATAGTGCCAAGTTTCCTCTGATGAGATGCCACGCAAAAAGAATAATGAGCCTGTTCGGCTCAACATACATCTGTGAACAAGCATTTTCTCTGTTAAATCAGAACAAAAGCAGATTGAGAACCAGAATGGCTGATAGCCATCTCTGTGAAGTCCTTCGTGTCTCAACCACCAAACTTTCTCCTGACATTTCAGCCATCCTTCAATCCAAAGGACAGCATCACTGCTCCCACTGAGTGCAATGTTCTTCACATTATAGGTGAGTTAGAAATAGACACACTGTTACGACCCCCtgtgccacctacaggcctgTTCGTTCCAGTGCACGGGCAGTGCAGTTCCAGTTATTAACCTGACTCTTTGCAAACACACACGACTGACATTGTATTTAATTCATGCCACactttttactttaataataaacagttctttattcattttaaattttaaacccTAAACTGTTTGTTCGTATTCATGTGTCAATATTTCACCTCTAGTGTGTGGCCCGgccctttgtttatttttctgtattttaccCTCActaaaaaaagtttggacacccctgttttatttcatttaacacatttagatgtaaataccaggaaataaaatctgaaatcctaaagtcttgtctcatattcatcttttgatctcaaacccaaatatctttggtgtatagcacaaacatatggattgaccttgctgttccaatcgTTTTGGAGGCAACTGTATAAACAACTCAAATATTTCTCTCTGTCAAAAACTTATGTAAAAATCTGCTGTTATAATGTACTCACCTCTGCCTTGTGCTGTGATATCTAGTGTGTCCTAGTCAGTGAAgatatcaaaaatattggaacacgggCTTTTTATTCTTCTCTCACCATCCCCAAGGCCAGGACAATGTTTAAGTGATAAAATGATGCAGGAATCTTAGTGGGGTTTCACAACTGAATGAATTTACAGTTAAACACAAGTACAGATCTTTAATGCAAgtaatattaacaataacattttcataagaaaatatttttatacaaaaCTGAGACATACCGTAACCTCATACCCTCATTAATCTGATTCTCTAGCAGTG from the Ictalurus furcatus strain D&B chromosome 17, Billie_1.0, whole genome shotgun sequence genome contains:
- the rnf26 gene encoding E3 ubiquitin-protein ligase RNF26 produces the protein MGLLHFVFSALGKCIDLICLLLDINFMIVNSLVRLFAALMHLISSLPMLLNSALLECVDLSLFYMITMMDGMTVVTHNVIGGWMQLLSGLLESCKMMGYLSTHLLLRTKELLHRGLLSGQGFLRQICECFSIMFSLLLYFINTIVNLLLIGTQNLYAVLLSMVEAISSPLQKALELALTVLTFFYSSLVGTSLLLWTPCRLAVELLSSLGHLLISVFLLNSYGLLLTVAIIISATIYLNPALCQRGVRRIIDYVNTAPTLQRLQRTRQRLYLLERHLWQGIVWVHSRLGLWMTFAGRGTLRTGDGTVQQVNTEQEPNDVPERAEMRGDDAVDEPQALPPAPDPSDQTHASCSSHRPLRKMASEESCKAPPSEKLLTLLQEQEERKKCVICQDSTKTVVLLPCRHLCLCRDCTNILLRQPIYQHNCPLCRHMILQTMDVYL